A region of Marasmius oreades isolate 03SP1 chromosome 9, whole genome shotgun sequence DNA encodes the following proteins:
- a CDS encoding uncharacterized protein (BUSCO:EOG09264COX): MSIVTIRNVEFINNPARFIDPYRFRVTFEYVEWKLIYVSSPGNEDLDQELDDWLVGPVPVGVNVFEFEVDPPDPQKVPAEDILGVAALILTGSYNDQEFVRVGYYQNTEYDNEEMKAEPPSKVVVENLVRDINAKPRVTRFQIKWDVIPPLQSNGAAAAAAAAAGAINSAAVPSANDFPDGENDSMAVDSKGPPS, from the exons ATGTCCATTGTTACAATCAGG AATGTCGAATTCATCAACAATCCAGCTCGCTTCATCGACCCATATCGGTTTCGCGTCACCTTTGAAT ACGTTGAATGGAAATTAATATACGTCTCTTCCCCTGGCAACGAAGATCTTGACCAAGAACTCGACGATTGGCTCGTAGGACCAGTACCAGTCGGCGTGAACGTCTTCGAATTCGAGGTCGACCCGCCGGATCCTCAAAAAGTCCCTGCAGAAGACATTCTGGGAGTGGCGGCGCTCATTTTAACAGGAAGTTACAACGACCAAGAGTTCGTCCGAGTAGGGTACTACCAAAATACGGAGTATGATAACGAGGAAATGAAGGCAGAGCCTCCGTCAAAAGTGGTCGTAGAGAATTTGGTTAGAGATATAAATGCGAAGCCGAGGGTGACGAGATTCCAGATAAAGTG GGACGTTATACCTCCGTTACAGTCGAATggagctgctgctgctgctgccgctGCCGCAGGTGCTATAAATTCTGCTGCAGTACCGTCTGCAAATGATTTCCCTGATGGCGAAAATGATTCTATGGCAGTAGACTCGAAAGGACCCCCGTCATAG